The following coding sequences are from one Methanohalophilus halophilus window:
- a CDS encoding YIP1 family protein, which translates to MNEIINVLTNPDSFFKKKMTERIHFKIPFFIVILNALLGAISGYIMVKAILSSAAVGVGFASIGAIGGALGGFLGVLIVWPIYTAVFYGLSALFGGEGSFKRSLEFVGYGYIPALLNSIFGLYVINQISASLQATAADPAQMAQMLSNDPLMQVATLVGIIFQLWSANIWIFGLKNARNLNLRGALISVGLPVGLLILYSLISYIGGIA; encoded by the coding sequence ATGAATGAAATTATCAACGTACTTACAAACCCTGACAGTTTCTTCAAAAAAAAGATGACAGAAAGAATTCATTTCAAAATACCTTTTTTCATTGTGATCCTGAATGCCCTTCTGGGGGCAATTTCCGGTTACATAATGGTAAAGGCAATTTTATCATCAGCAGCTGTTGGGGTAGGATTTGCCAGTATAGGTGCCATTGGTGGTGCTTTGGGAGGATTTCTGGGCGTCCTGATAGTATGGCCGATATACACAGCGGTTTTCTATGGACTGTCAGCCCTGTTTGGCGGGGAAGGCTCATTTAAACGCAGCCTTGAGTTTGTAGGTTATGGTTACATCCCCGCCCTGTTGAACTCTATCTTTGGCCTTTATGTTATAAACCAGATATCAGCTTCTCTCCAGGCAACTGCTGCAGACCCTGCACAGATGGCCCAGATGCTTTCCAATGATCCCCTGATGCAGGTTGCAACACTTGTTGGTATCATATTCCAGCTGTGGAGTGCCAATATCTGGATTTTTGGTCTCAAAAATGCACGTAACTTAAATCTGCGGGGTGCCCTGATTTCTGTCGGTCTTCCTGTCGGTCTCCTTATTCTCTATTCCCTCATTAGTTATATTGGAGGAATTGCGTGA
- a CDS encoding DUF3887 domain-containing protein, with amino-acid sequence MKKIVIICVVLFLLTAGCLHDSEELRAKEYADPIANQLIKGMQQDNYTLFSEKFTPTMKKALPEETFYEVNDMLMSTVGKPVSLEFLKAVEGERFVTIVYTVTFEDGSEGLFSIALKEENGETRVAGAWIDSPKLRQEEENVTL; translated from the coding sequence ATGAAAAAAATAGTAATAATATGTGTAGTTCTGTTCCTGTTAACAGCAGGATGCCTACATGATTCAGAAGAACTACGTGCAAAGGAATATGCAGACCCCATTGCAAACCAGCTTATTAAAGGGATGCAACAGGACAATTATACACTTTTTTCGGAAAAATTCACACCTACTATGAAAAAGGCCCTGCCTGAGGAAACCTTCTATGAAGTAAACGACATGTTGATGTCCACCGTAGGCAAACCTGTATCATTGGAATTCCTCAAGGCTGTTGAAGGTGAAAGGTTTGTAACTATTGTTTATACAGTTACATTTGAAGACGGTTCAGAAGGATTGTTCAGTATCGCCTTAAAAGAAGAAAACGGAGAAACAAGGGTTGCGGGTGCCTGGATTGATTCCCCTAAATTGCGTCAGGAGGAGGAAAATGTGACCCTTTAA